A stretch of Usitatibacter palustris DNA encodes these proteins:
- a CDS encoding PA0069 family radical SAM protein translates to MPLKTTAGNHGAAAKGRGATINPEGRFEKWARGETDDGWFQEPEDGPSKPKTVIAIERAKSIISRNDSPDIGFNQSLNPYRGCGIGCPYCYARPSHAYLGLSPGLDWETRLSAKTNAAEVLREELAKPGYRCETIVIGVNTDAYQPIEREHRITRSVLEVMLETRHPVGLITKSALIERDIDLLSQLARERLVNVTITVVTLDHGISRYLEPRASAPARRLLAIRRLSEAGIPVNVNVAPVIPYLTDSELESILEATAEAGARTASYTLLRLPWEVKEVFRAWLEERFPLKAAHVMSRVHEMRGGRDNDPNFGSRMKGQGLFAELLKQRFAKGLERFGLTRGDYAVDASKFTPPSRHGQARLF, encoded by the coding sequence ATGCCCCTCAAGACGACAGCCGGCAACCATGGCGCGGCCGCCAAGGGCCGCGGCGCGACGATCAATCCCGAAGGACGCTTCGAGAAGTGGGCGCGCGGCGAAACCGATGACGGCTGGTTCCAGGAGCCGGAGGACGGACCGAGCAAGCCGAAGACGGTGATCGCGATCGAGCGCGCGAAGAGCATCATTTCGCGCAACGATTCGCCCGACATCGGTTTCAACCAGTCGCTCAATCCGTACCGCGGCTGCGGGATCGGCTGCCCCTACTGCTACGCGCGGCCCAGTCACGCCTACCTGGGACTCTCGCCGGGCCTCGACTGGGAAACGCGCCTCAGCGCGAAGACCAACGCCGCGGAGGTGCTGCGCGAGGAGCTCGCGAAGCCCGGCTACCGCTGTGAAACGATCGTGATCGGCGTGAACACCGATGCGTACCAACCCATCGAGCGCGAGCACCGCATCACGCGATCGGTGCTGGAAGTCATGCTCGAAACGCGCCACCCGGTCGGGCTGATCACCAAGTCCGCGCTGATCGAGCGCGACATCGATCTTCTTTCGCAGCTCGCACGCGAGCGGCTGGTGAACGTCACTATCACCGTCGTCACACTCGATCACGGTATCTCGCGCTACCTCGAGCCCCGGGCGAGCGCCCCGGCGCGGCGCCTGCTCGCCATCCGCCGGCTTTCCGAGGCCGGCATCCCGGTCAACGTGAACGTCGCGCCCGTGATTCCCTACCTCACCGATTCGGAGCTCGAATCCATTCTCGAAGCGACCGCGGAGGCTGGTGCCCGCACCGCGTCGTACACGCTGCTTCGGCTGCCCTGGGAAGTGAAGGAGGTCTTCCGCGCGTGGCTCGAGGAGCGCTTCCCGTTGAAGGCCGCGCACGTGATGTCGCGCGTGCACGAGATGCGCGGCGGGCGCGACAACGACCCGAACTTCGGCAGCCGCATGAAGGGGCAGGGGCTTTTCGCGGAACTGCTGAAGCAGCGTTTCGCGAAGGGCCTCGAGCGATTCGGATTGACGCGCGGCGACTATGCGGTCGATGCGTCGAAGTTCACGCCACCCTCGCGCCACGGGCAGGCCCGGCTTTTCTAG
- a CDS encoding phosphatidylinositol-specific phospholipase C, with the protein MITNVFSRTARAISLAAALATPFAALAHNNPGYSHDSGPGGNYSKPSWMGALADGRKISELSVPGSHDTMSHHGGDIAKTQSMPLATQLNSGIRALDIRCRHVKNGFPIYHGIIDQKADFRDVLNTAQAFLKANPRETILMRVKEEHTPDGNTRTFEQTFEDYVAKYPGLFWTGTGTNPTLGEVRGKIVVLQDFRPATKTWGLMWNTFDIQDDFSVKTNWDLEGKWNKVSAQVQDAFRGDANKVYVNFLSASGGSFPYFIASGHSSPGTGAPRLATGKTTPGWKNCCKMFPRVNCAIGICTIAFEGTNTLMYDTLKTLGIGRVGIIYADFPGYGLIDEIIKRN; encoded by the coding sequence ATGATCACGAATGTCTTTTCGCGCACCGCGCGGGCGATCTCGCTCGCGGCCGCACTTGCAACCCCCTTTGCCGCACTCGCGCACAACAACCCCGGCTACTCGCACGACTCCGGCCCCGGCGGCAACTACAGCAAGCCCTCGTGGATGGGCGCGCTGGCCGACGGCAGGAAGATCAGCGAGCTCAGCGTGCCCGGGTCGCACGACACCATGTCCCATCACGGCGGCGACATCGCGAAGACGCAATCGATGCCGCTGGCCACGCAGCTCAACTCGGGCATTCGCGCGCTCGATATCCGCTGCCGTCACGTGAAGAACGGCTTCCCGATCTACCACGGGATCATCGACCAGAAGGCGGATTTCCGCGACGTCCTCAACACCGCGCAGGCCTTCCTCAAGGCGAATCCGAGGGAGACCATCCTGATGCGCGTCAAGGAAGAGCACACGCCAGACGGCAACACGCGCACCTTCGAGCAGACCTTCGAAGATTATGTGGCGAAGTATCCGGGCCTGTTCTGGACGGGAACGGGCACCAACCCCACGCTGGGAGAAGTGCGCGGGAAGATCGTCGTCCTGCAGGACTTCCGGCCGGCCACGAAGACCTGGGGCCTGATGTGGAACACCTTCGACATCCAGGACGACTTCAGCGTGAAGACCAACTGGGACCTCGAGGGCAAGTGGAACAAGGTCTCGGCCCAGGTCCAGGACGCCTTCAGGGGCGACGCCAACAAGGTCTACGTGAACTTCCTCAGCGCCTCGGGCGGCTCGTTCCCCTACTTCATCGCGAGCGGGCACTCGAGCCCCGGCACGGGCGCGCCGCGCCTGGCAACGGGCAAGACCACGCCGGGCTGGAAGAACTGCTGCAAGATGTTCCCGCGCGTCAATTGCGCGATCGGCATCTGCACCATCGCCTTCGAGGGCACCAACACCCTGATGTACGACACCCTCAAGACGCTGGGGATCGGCCGCGTCGGCATCATCTACGCCGACTTCCCGGGCTATGGGTTGATCGACGAGATCATCAAGCGGAACTGA
- a CDS encoding pectinesterase family protein, with the protein MRDVLRIAALAVLLSGGCELAFAAPGSSGGVRVILVGDSTLAPRTGYGNTLCSYFRPEVECVNLARGGRSSMSFRAEGLWKGVQELLADGSRTTYVLVQFGHNDQPGKPGRSTDLSTEFPVNMRRYVDEVRERGAIPVLLTPLTRRSFRDGALVNDLAPWADATREVGKATGVAVLEINAESAAAVSRMGSTEADTLAMPPPDFDRTHLGSKGGAYFARLVARHLGRAVPDLAPLLTVRPQLNEAQAARYAYRAVLAGDPRDGWDPLTDPFATRTVPLVDATVDRAAKADGQRTFATVQSAIDAASTRTGRMRILVKPGVYEELIYVPDTGASITLVGGGSNAGETRIRANLFSRMTGERYAAAYGAAFANSPPAIAAMHASVKERAEIGTAGSSVAWIRGAGFQARNLTFENAYNRGVGDERGQNQAVAMQVDGADKVQFDDVRFLGFQDTLYLKSSGGKIPRIFIHRSQVHGDMDFIFGDATAYFLDSEIRTIGAFRKESFALAPSTHHATRFGFVFHRCAFTADDSANARAGVFKLARQWPQGQKPEAVGKAIILESRIGAHIDKLQPWASWNAPGSPRYRVVQYDSDDYLGYAAGPMPAEPYLAEFRNTHD; encoded by the coding sequence ATGCGTGACGTCCTGCGCATAGCCGCCCTGGCGGTGCTTCTCTCCGGGGGCTGCGAACTCGCTTTCGCAGCCCCCGGTTCTTCTGGAGGCGTGCGCGTGATCCTCGTGGGCGATTCCACGCTGGCGCCGCGCACGGGCTACGGCAACACCCTCTGCTCGTACTTCCGTCCCGAGGTCGAGTGCGTGAACCTCGCGCGCGGCGGGAGGAGCTCCATGAGCTTCCGCGCCGAAGGGCTGTGGAAGGGCGTGCAGGAGTTGCTGGCCGACGGTTCGCGCACGACCTACGTCCTCGTGCAGTTCGGCCACAACGACCAGCCGGGCAAGCCCGGACGCTCGACGGACCTTTCCACGGAATTTCCGGTGAACATGCGCCGCTACGTCGACGAAGTGCGCGAGCGCGGCGCAATCCCGGTGCTGCTCACACCGCTCACGCGCCGTTCATTCCGCGACGGCGCGCTGGTCAACGATCTCGCGCCCTGGGCCGACGCCACGCGCGAGGTGGGCAAGGCAACCGGCGTGGCGGTGCTGGAGATCAATGCCGAGAGCGCCGCCGCCGTCTCGCGCATGGGCAGCACGGAAGCCGACACGCTCGCCATGCCGCCGCCGGATTTCGATCGCACGCACCTGGGTTCGAAGGGCGGGGCGTATTTCGCGCGCCTGGTCGCGCGCCACCTCGGCCGCGCGGTGCCCGACCTGGCACCCTTGTTGACGGTGCGCCCGCAGCTCAACGAAGCGCAGGCCGCACGCTACGCCTACCGCGCGGTGCTGGCCGGCGATCCTCGCGATGGCTGGGATCCGCTCACCGATCCGTTCGCGACCCGCACCGTGCCGCTGGTCGATGCCACGGTCGATCGTGCGGCGAAAGCCGATGGACAGCGAACGTTTGCGACCGTGCAATCGGCGATCGACGCCGCCTCGACCCGCACGGGGCGAATGCGCATCCTCGTGAAGCCCGGCGTCTACGAGGAGCTGATCTACGTTCCCGACACGGGTGCGTCGATCACGCTCGTGGGCGGAGGCAGCAACGCCGGCGAGACGCGCATTCGCGCGAACCTCTTCTCGCGGATGACGGGCGAGCGCTACGCGGCAGCGTACGGCGCTGCGTTCGCCAACTCGCCCCCGGCCATCGCCGCGATGCATGCCTCCGTGAAGGAGCGCGCCGAGATCGGCACCGCGGGCTCATCGGTCGCGTGGATTCGCGGCGCGGGCTTCCAGGCGCGCAACCTCACCTTCGAGAACGCCTACAACCGGGGCGTGGGCGACGAGCGCGGGCAGAACCAGGCGGTCGCGATGCAAGTCGACGGCGCGGACAAGGTGCAATTCGACGACGTGCGCTTCCTGGGTTTCCAGGACACGCTCTACCTCAAGTCCTCGGGCGGCAAGATCCCGCGCATCTTCATCCATCGCTCGCAGGTCCACGGCGACATGGATTTCATCTTCGGCGACGCGACCGCGTACTTCCTCGATTCCGAGATCCGCACGATCGGCGCGTTCCGCAAGGAATCCTTCGCGCTCGCGCCCAGCACGCACCATGCGACGCGTTTCGGCTTCGTCTTCCACCGCTGCGCATTCACGGCCGACGATTCGGCCAACGCCCGCGCCGGTGTCTTCAAGCTCGCGCGCCAGTGGCCGCAGGGGCAGAAGCCTGAAGCGGTGGGCAAGGCCATCATCCTCGAGTCGCGCATCGGCGCGCATATCGACAAGCTGCAGCCGTGGGCATCGTGGAACGCGCCCGGTTCGCCGCGCTATCGGGTGGTGCAATACGATTCCGATGATTACCTGGGGTACGCCGCGGGGCCGATGCCGGCCGAGCCGTACCTCGCCGAATTCCGCAACACGCACGATTGA
- a CDS encoding Gfo/Idh/MocA family protein, translating to MSSRRRFLELSAAGAFALASPRLHAKDPMKKLGVALVGLGMYSTGQLGPALKQTKHCRLSAVVTGSPEKGRQWARDYGFPESSVYGYDTMGRLADNKDVDIVYVVTPPALHARDCIAAAKAGKHVLCEKPMEVSTAQCDVIINACKAAGVKLSIGYRLHFDPFHEELRKLVRSQEFGPFMTMTGGFAFSMQKAQWRAEKALAGGGPLMDLGIYVVQEACMAAGATPVAATATVHPKKRPEFFKDVEESISWTLEFPNGAKCESFTSYDAGRNDFRAEAKGGWFELKPAFNYGGIAGATSRGPLVIAGVNQQALQMDDFALCVLNGQESRVGGAMGRRDMAIVEAIYASAAGGGKRVEVR from the coding sequence ATGAGCTCACGCCGCCGTTTCCTCGAACTCTCCGCCGCGGGCGCATTCGCTCTTGCTTCGCCGCGGCTCCATGCGAAGGATCCCATGAAGAAACTCGGCGTGGCCCTCGTCGGCCTCGGCATGTACTCGACCGGCCAGCTCGGCCCGGCACTCAAGCAGACGAAGCACTGCCGCCTCAGCGCGGTGGTCACCGGCTCGCCCGAGAAGGGCCGCCAGTGGGCGCGCGACTATGGCTTTCCGGAGTCAAGCGTCTACGGCTACGACACGATGGGCCGCCTCGCCGACAACAAGGACGTGGACATCGTCTACGTCGTGACGCCGCCCGCGCTGCACGCGCGCGACTGCATCGCCGCGGCGAAGGCGGGCAAGCACGTGCTCTGCGAGAAGCCGATGGAAGTGAGCACCGCGCAGTGCGACGTGATCATCAACGCGTGCAAGGCCGCGGGCGTGAAGCTCTCGATCGGCTATCGGCTCCACTTCGATCCGTTCCACGAGGAGCTGCGCAAGCTCGTGCGTTCGCAGGAGTTCGGTCCGTTCATGACGATGACGGGCGGCTTCGCGTTTTCGATGCAGAAGGCGCAATGGCGCGCAGAGAAAGCGCTCGCCGGTGGCGGCCCGTTGATGGACCTCGGCATCTACGTCGTGCAGGAAGCGTGCATGGCTGCCGGCGCCACGCCGGTTGCAGCCACGGCCACCGTGCATCCCAAGAAGCGGCCTGAGTTCTTCAAGGACGTCGAGGAAAGCATCTCGTGGACGCTGGAGTTCCCGAACGGCGCGAAGTGCGAGTCCTTCACGAGCTACGACGCCGGCCGCAACGACTTCCGCGCCGAAGCGAAGGGCGGCTGGTTCGAGTTGAAGCCCGCGTTCAACTACGGCGGGATCGCCGGCGCCACGAGCCGCGGTCCGCTCGTGATCGCGGGCGTGAACCAGCAGGCGCTGCAGATGGACGACTTCGCGCTATGCGTACTCAACGGCCAGGAATCGCGCGTCGGCGGCGCGATGGGCCGGCGCGACATGGCGATCGTCGAGGCGATCTACGCGTCCGCCGCGGGGGGCGGGAAGCGGGTGGAAGTCAGGTAG
- a CDS encoding TonB-dependent receptor, which produces MKNQKRFSLSPIALAVMAAMMFQAQQAQAQAPAAAKPGDTPDKVEKVTVTGFRQSLESSLNAKREDTNIVDVIKAEDIAKFPDSNIAESLQRVPGVVIDRDAGEGRNITVRGLGLDFTRVRINMFEALATTGGTDSSGGANRSRGFDFNVFASELFTTLTVRKSMSADVEEGSLGATVDLQTARPFDYPGFTATASLQGRYNDLSEKTDPRAAFLISTRFAEDRVGVLLSGSFGKRNLYEEGFSTVRWDNGGSSGGWCAPIGVTANPNTSTATTCGPAAQGVNRLPASAGATDAYNTASNNNNFHPRLPRYGRLTHEQDRTGVTGSIQWKPVTGTLLTFDMLYSKLDATRQEDFLEAISFSRSAAQGGKPQTSVLSTGYDSNGSLLYGVYNGVDIRSESRYDELSTTFKQPSLQWEQDIGDRMKLTARIGRSDSKFDNPVQTTTTLDALNVNGYGLDFRENSRMGAITYPFDPASATNNPLTLLGVPRVTTGTQPATIPNTTTSEIRIRPQGATNKIDTGHIDLNYELTPAVSLKGGLDYKKYKFDTFEFRRVNQNDTIFAPPAGTSMADLTTTISGFGRGLDLPGGTVTSWVIPNLNAIVNAYNIYCNCLQSGPAGGPGDYTLSSITNGNARGNNRKVTEEDTGGFFMADFSSTAFGYSYKGNAGVRYVKTKVNAIGYQATGGGTEVQVDTDYDDWLPSANLAVSLSKDIMLRFAASKVMARPQLGNLSPGGAIATTGNLTITAGNPYLQPFRANTFDANFEWYFDKNALLGVGLFYKDINTYIQQLRTNVPYNQTGLPLNLLPANFTGEEVFAVTTPVNTKGGPLKGIEINYQQPFTFLPGIWKNFGALVAYTYVKSEINYLISPTAELTITDDLLNLSPRSLSGTLYYDDGVFSVRVSATSRDSFLTRVPGQNNNDVEGKNKTTNVDMSMSYKLTPNVDLTFEGVNLTNEANDQYISSSRNSPVVYHVTGREYMLGVRVKF; this is translated from the coding sequence ATGAAGAACCAGAAAAGGTTTTCCCTTTCGCCCATCGCGCTCGCCGTGATGGCCGCCATGATGTTCCAGGCCCAGCAGGCGCAAGCGCAGGCGCCCGCGGCAGCGAAGCCTGGCGACACGCCCGACAAGGTCGAGAAGGTGACCGTCACGGGTTTCCGCCAGTCGCTCGAGAGCTCGCTCAACGCCAAGCGCGAAGACACGAACATCGTCGACGTCATCAAGGCGGAAGACATCGCGAAGTTTCCCGACTCCAACATCGCCGAATCGCTGCAACGCGTTCCGGGCGTGGTGATCGACCGCGACGCGGGCGAAGGCCGCAACATCACGGTCCGCGGCCTGGGTCTCGACTTCACGCGCGTACGCATCAACATGTTCGAGGCGCTCGCGACCACGGGCGGCACGGACAGCTCCGGTGGCGCCAACCGCTCGCGCGGCTTCGACTTCAACGTCTTCGCCTCCGAGCTCTTCACCACCCTCACGGTGAGGAAGTCGATGTCGGCCGACGTCGAGGAAGGCTCGCTCGGCGCGACCGTCGACCTGCAGACCGCGCGTCCCTTCGACTATCCGGGCTTCACCGCCACGGCGTCGCTCCAGGGCCGCTACAACGATCTCTCCGAGAAGACGGACCCGCGCGCCGCGTTCCTCATCTCGACCCGCTTCGCCGAGGACCGCGTCGGCGTGCTTCTCTCCGGCTCGTTCGGCAAGCGCAACCTCTACGAAGAGGGCTTCAGCACGGTGCGCTGGGACAACGGCGGATCGTCGGGCGGCTGGTGCGCTCCTATCGGCGTGACGGCGAACCCGAACACATCCACCGCGACCACCTGCGGCCCGGCCGCGCAGGGCGTGAACCGCCTGCCTGCCTCCGCGGGTGCGACCGACGCCTACAACACGGCGAGCAACAACAACAACTTCCACCCGCGCCTGCCGCGTTATGGACGCCTCACGCACGAACAGGACCGCACCGGTGTTACCGGCTCGATCCAGTGGAAGCCCGTGACCGGCACGTTGCTCACGTTCGACATGCTGTACTCGAAGCTCGATGCGACCCGCCAGGAGGACTTCCTCGAGGCGATCTCCTTCAGCCGCTCCGCCGCGCAGGGCGGCAAGCCGCAGACCAGCGTGCTTTCCACGGGCTACGACTCGAACGGCTCGCTGCTCTACGGCGTGTACAACGGCGTCGACATCCGTTCCGAGTCGCGCTACGACGAGCTTTCCACGACCTTCAAGCAGCCGAGCCTCCAGTGGGAGCAGGACATCGGCGATCGCATGAAGCTCACGGCGCGCATCGGCCGCTCCGATTCCAAGTTCGACAACCCGGTGCAGACCACGACCACGCTCGACGCGCTGAACGTCAACGGCTATGGCCTCGACTTCCGCGAGAACTCGCGCATGGGTGCGATCACCTATCCGTTCGATCCGGCGAGCGCCACCAACAACCCGCTCACGCTGCTCGGCGTGCCGCGCGTCACCACCGGCACGCAGCCCGCGACGATCCCGAACACCACGACGAGTGAAATCCGGATCCGTCCGCAAGGCGCGACCAACAAGATCGACACCGGCCACATCGACCTGAACTACGAACTGACGCCGGCGGTGTCGCTCAAGGGCGGCCTCGACTACAAGAAGTACAAGTTCGACACGTTCGAGTTCCGCCGCGTCAACCAGAACGACACGATCTTCGCGCCGCCGGCGGGCACGAGCATGGCCGACCTCACGACGACCATCTCCGGCTTCGGCCGCGGGCTGGATCTTCCGGGCGGCACGGTCACCTCCTGGGTGATCCCGAACCTGAACGCGATCGTCAACGCGTACAACATCTACTGCAATTGCCTGCAGTCCGGTCCCGCGGGCGGGCCTGGCGACTACACGCTGTCCTCGATCACCAACGGCAACGCGCGCGGCAACAACCGGAAGGTGACCGAAGAGGACACGGGCGGCTTCTTCATGGCGGACTTCTCGTCGACCGCGTTCGGCTACAGCTACAAGGGCAACGCCGGCGTGCGCTACGTGAAGACCAAGGTGAACGCCATCGGCTACCAGGCCACGGGCGGCGGCACGGAAGTCCAGGTCGACACGGACTACGACGATTGGCTGCCTTCGGCCAACCTCGCGGTGAGCCTCTCGAAGGACATCATGCTGCGCTTCGCCGCGTCCAAGGTGATGGCGCGTCCGCAGCTCGGCAACCTCTCGCCGGGCGGCGCGATCGCCACCACGGGCAACCTCACGATCACGGCGGGCAACCCGTACCTGCAGCCGTTCCGCGCGAACACGTTCGACGCGAACTTCGAGTGGTACTTCGACAAGAACGCGCTGCTGGGCGTCGGCCTGTTCTACAAGGACATCAACACCTACATCCAGCAGCTGCGCACGAACGTCCCGTACAACCAGACGGGTCTTCCGCTCAACCTGCTGCCCGCGAACTTCACGGGCGAGGAAGTGTTCGCAGTCACCACGCCGGTGAACACGAAGGGCGGTCCGCTCAAGGGCATCGAAATCAACTACCAGCAGCCGTTCACGTTCCTGCCCGGCATCTGGAAGAACTTCGGCGCCCTGGTCGCGTACACGTACGTGAAGTCGGAGATCAACTACCTCATTTCGCCCACCGCGGAATTGACGATCACCGACGACCTGCTCAACCTCTCGCCGCGCTCCCTGTCGGGTACGCTTTACTATGACGACGGCGTGTTCAGCGTCCGTGTCTCGGCAACGTCGCGCGATTCGTTCCTGACCCGCGTCCCGGGCCAGAACAACAACGACGTCGAGGGCAAGAACAAGACGACGAACGTGGACATGTCGATGTCATACAAGCTCACGCCGAACGTCGATCTCACGTTCGAAGGCGTCAACCTGACCAATGAAGCCAACGACCAGTACATCTCGAGCTCCCGCAACAGCCCCGTGGTCTACCACGTCACGGGCCGTGAATACATGCTGGGAGTGCGGGTCAAGTTCTGA
- a CDS encoding M15 family metallopeptidase: protein MANTLPIESLHGHPDFRTLASIAGIGVDLRYASPHNFVGSDLYAPFDCAWIHREGAARLAQAVDALTTRRPDLHLVVLDALRPQRVQERLWARLEGTGLQIYLAPPSRGSIHSFGMAVDITLADREGRELDMGTPFDDLTELSHPVKEDEHVAQGKLKAEHVTNRRLLREVMQEAGWQGISREWWHFDGGDRERIRNEFVRVL, encoded by the coding sequence ATGGCGAACACCCTGCCGATCGAATCGCTGCACGGACATCCGGATTTCCGCACGCTCGCGAGCATTGCCGGAATCGGTGTCGATCTCCGATACGCGAGCCCCCACAATTTCGTCGGCAGCGATCTCTATGCGCCCTTCGATTGCGCGTGGATCCATCGCGAAGGCGCCGCGCGCCTGGCGCAGGCGGTCGATGCGCTCACGACGCGCCGCCCGGACCTGCACCTCGTCGTGCTCGATGCGCTGCGGCCGCAACGCGTGCAGGAGCGGCTCTGGGCGCGGCTCGAGGGCACGGGCCTGCAGATCTACCTGGCGCCCCCCTCGCGCGGCTCGATCCATTCCTTCGGCATGGCGGTGGACATCACGCTCGCCGATCGCGAGGGCCGCGAACTCGACATGGGAACGCCGTTCGATGACCTCACCGAGCTCTCGCACCCCGTGAAGGAAGACGAGCACGTCGCCCAGGGCAAGTTGAAGGCCGAGCACGTCACCAATCGCCGCCTGCTGCGCGAGGTAATGCAGGAAGCCGGCTGGCAGGGCATCTCGCGCGAGTGGTGGCACTTCGACGGCGGCGACCGCGAGCGCATCCGCAACGAATTCGTCCGCGTTCTCTAG
- a CDS encoding pectate lyase family protein — protein sequence MRQALVSLALAGLVATTAAAQAPQPAFPGAVGWAAVTPGGRGGKIIRVTNLNADGPGSLFAALKEKGPRIIVFEVGGVIDMGRKEWKITEPYFTIAGQTAPSPGITLIKGGLDLRTNDVIIRHIRVRTGADGQAKRSGWEADAFSTVSANRVIVDHCTFSWAIDENMSASGPRFTGATPDDWRNGTSRNITFQYNLASEGLADSSHPKGEHSKGSLIHDNVTNILIWRNIYAHNVERSPLFKGGVRGAVVNNLIYNPGKRAIHYNLMALEWGNRPYQVGQMSAVGNVLRGGPSTDERLSFFMLGGDGDIEYYAKDNVAVDKHGAPLPMFGRYGITKAKLIEAKEPVSWPAGLPVMPAADLETHILAEAGARPWDRDEDDIRVLYFIAEGRGEIINDEKDVSAYPKQKETRAPFVEADWNLETMEPKSGVYPKKAAR from the coding sequence ATGCGCCAAGCCCTCGTCTCGCTGGCCCTTGCCGGCCTCGTCGCCACCACCGCAGCCGCACAAGCACCGCAGCCCGCGTTCCCCGGGGCCGTGGGCTGGGCCGCCGTCACTCCGGGAGGCCGCGGCGGCAAGATCATCCGCGTGACCAACCTCAACGCCGACGGGCCCGGGTCGCTGTTCGCGGCGCTCAAGGAGAAGGGCCCGCGCATCATCGTGTTCGAAGTGGGCGGCGTCATCGACATGGGCCGCAAGGAATGGAAGATCACCGAGCCGTACTTCACGATCGCGGGGCAGACCGCGCCCTCGCCCGGGATCACGCTCATCAAGGGCGGCCTGGACTTGCGCACCAACGACGTGATCATCCGGCACATCCGCGTGCGCACCGGCGCGGACGGGCAGGCGAAGCGCAGCGGCTGGGAAGCCGATGCATTCTCGACCGTGTCCGCCAACCGCGTGATCGTCGACCACTGTACGTTCAGCTGGGCGATCGACGAGAACATGTCCGCATCCGGTCCGCGCTTCACCGGCGCCACACCCGATGACTGGCGCAATGGCACGAGCCGCAACATCACCTTCCAGTACAACCTCGCCTCGGAAGGCCTCGCGGACTCCAGCCACCCGAAGGGCGAGCATTCGAAGGGCTCGCTGATCCACGACAACGTCACCAACATCCTCATCTGGCGCAACATCTACGCGCACAACGTCGAGCGCAGCCCGCTCTTCAAGGGCGGCGTGCGCGGTGCGGTCGTGAACAACCTCATCTACAACCCGGGCAAGCGCGCGATCCACTACAACCTCATGGCGCTCGAATGGGGCAATCGGCCGTACCAGGTGGGCCAGATGAGCGCCGTGGGCAACGTGCTGCGCGGCGGACCGTCGACCGACGAGCGCCTCTCGTTCTTCATGCTCGGTGGTGACGGCGACATCGAGTACTACGCCAAGGACAACGTCGCGGTGGACAAGCACGGCGCGCCGCTGCCGATGTTCGGCCGCTACGGAATCACGAAGGCGAAGCTCATCGAGGCGAAGGAGCCGGTGTCCTGGCCCGCGGGCCTGCCGGTGATGCCGGCCGCGGATCTCGAGACCCACATCCTCGCGGAGGCCGGTGCGCGCCCCTGGGATCGCGACGAAGACGATATCCGGGTGCTTTACTTCATCGCCGAGGGCCGTGGCGAGATCATCAACGACGAGAAGGACGTGAGCGCGTATCCGAAACAGAAGGAAACGCGCGCGCCCTTCGTCGAAGCGGACTGGAACCTGGAAACGATGGAGCCGAAGTCGGGCGTGTACCCGAAGAAGGCCGCGCGCTAG